In Candidatus Neomarinimicrobiota bacterium, the following are encoded in one genomic region:
- a CDS encoding prepilin peptidase, with protein MQILIFILGACVGSFANVLAIRTTESRNYIFGRSKCPKCDRQIHWYDNLPLISFLLLKGRCRQCKESISMQYPVVELVMGILAVVFYVHNSSFLPYILLMGMGTMLLAIALTDLKEKFIYESHLYSLLAFSICYRYLFIDVGIMDTLLGVGLFGGFLLCLRFIGRIIYKREAMGVGDIKMGFILGILF; from the coding sequence TTGCAAATCTTAATATTTATTTTAGGTGCATGTGTCGGTTCATTTGCGAATGTACTTGCCATTCGTACCACTGAATCTAGAAATTACATTTTTGGAAGATCAAAATGCCCAAAATGTGATAGGCAAATTCATTGGTATGACAATTTACCATTAATTTCATTTTTATTGCTAAAGGGTCGGTGTAGACAATGTAAAGAATCCATATCAATGCAATACCCTGTGGTTGAATTAGTGATGGGGATATTGGCTGTAGTATTCTATGTGCATAATTCGTCGTTTTTACCATATATTCTATTAATGGGTATGGGTACTATGTTACTAGCCATTGCCCTGACCGATTTAAAAGAAAAATTCATTTATGAGTCTCATTTATATTCACTGCTAGCATTTTCAATCTGTTATCGATATTTATTTATAGATGTGGGCATAATGGATACGCTGCTGGGTGTTGGACTGTTTGGAGGTTTCTTGCTCTGTTTACGATTTATTGGTCGTATTATCTATAAACGTGAAGCAATGGGTGTAGGTGATATCAAAATGGGATTTATTTTAGGAATACTATTT
- a CDS encoding LamG domain-containing protein, whose amino-acid sequence MTLPAFNDEGILEIETIESGTIQLKRLEQKASRYQGQFTFADLGAHDHFKQIQDQFTISLWMKPQNLASPLTGLQLPYSGEPVLGFSQKRFDDYPGAGFQFAFSRIVENTVARLNFNVTLNDSEVRTFYSLGFNNIIDSEWIFVTVVYDGNQLRILRNEEVMDEINASGNVDWSTIANSSFFIGKYVDTPMMGGIFFSGQVRNVGIWNSAMNNASVGYMHRQGLNFNSLINFSDYASSDQLLGFWKMNDGTGTVVLDYSIYSNNGSILNMNASDQCWSTVTDSFTYIISSEFNEFQRSENLR is encoded by the coding sequence GTGACATTACCAGCGTTTAACGATGAAGGAATCCTTGAGATTGAAACGATTGAATCCGGTACTATCCAATTAAAAAGACTAGAGCAAAAAGCTTCTAGATACCAAGGACAGTTTACGTTCGCTGACCTAGGAGCTCATGATCATTTCAAACAGATTCAAGATCAGTTCACCATATCACTCTGGATGAAACCTCAAAATCTTGCCTCACCTCTCACCGGTTTACAGCTTCCTTACAGCGGAGAGCCAGTTCTTGGTTTTAGTCAAAAAAGATTTGATGACTATCCAGGCGCTGGGTTCCAATTCGCCTTTAGTCGGATCGTTGAAAATACCGTTGCGCGACTCAATTTCAATGTTACATTGAATGATTCAGAGGTACGTACTTTTTATTCACTTGGTTTTAATAATATTATTGACAGTGAGTGGATATTTGTCACTGTGGTATATGATGGGAATCAGCTCAGGATTTTACGTAATGAGGAAGTAATGGATGAAATAAATGCCAGTGGCAATGTAGACTGGTCAACGATCGCCAATAGTAGTTTTTTTATTGGTAAATATGTGGATACGCCTATGATGGGGGGTATTTTCTTTTCTGGTCAGGTACGGAACGTGGGAATATGGAATAGTGCAATGAATAATGCAAGCGTAGGCTATATGCATCGACAGGGGTTGAATTTTAATTCACTGATCAATTTTAGTGATTATGCTAGCAGCGATCAGTTGCTTGGATTTTGGAAGATGAACGATGGAACGGGTACGGTCGTATTGGACTATTCAATATATTCGAATAATGGTAGCATTCTCAACATGAATGCTTCGGATCAATGCTGGTCTACAGTCACTGACAGTTTTACGTATATAATTTCATCAGAGTTCAATGAATTCCAACGCTCAGAAAATCTGCGATAG